A genomic segment from Syntrophotalea acetylenivorans encodes:
- a CDS encoding putative quinol monooxygenase, with protein sequence MFAVIVKVQIKPEHREEFIEAMLADGRGSVNNEPDCLLFNIVEDHTDPNKLHLYEVYTSEQAFDVHKETPHFQTWLDTTKDWLAAPLDISTGSHLFPADSVWQKQA encoded by the coding sequence ATGTTTGCCGTCATCGTCAAGGTACAGATCAAACCGGAACATCGCGAAGAATTTATCGAAGCCATGCTGGCCGATGGTCGCGGCTCGGTAAACAACGAACCAGACTGCCTGTTGTTCAATATCGTCGAAGACCACACCGATCCGAACAAATTACACCTCTATGAGGTCTATACCAGCGAGCAGGCTTTCGACGTGCATAAAGAAACCCCGCACTTCCAAACCTGGCTCGATACTACCAAGGACTGGCTGGCCGCTCCCCTCGATATCTCCACCGGCAGCCACCTGTTCCCCGCCGATTCGGTTTGGCAGAAACAGGCCTGA
- a CDS encoding M23 family metallopeptidase, translating into MNNDFNPPRTSMVQRTRSNSRFINRRFLLPLLVLLGLGSLLLLSNRQQADLIAQDGGNTIPEISAVPEVKRELVRGAIQPGETITSLLGHIFTPQQIHNLNKQCKEVFPLSKLCAGQDYRLALRDGAFERFEYDIDNEEQLIILQNEEGFDISRTAIPYTVEQQLINGTITSSLFNAVLKSGESETLAINLADIFAWDIDFIRDIQNGDSFQVLVEKRFREGKQAGYGRILAATFANRGETFQAYLFKDGNQRAAYYDEQGKSLRKAFLKAPLSFSRISSGFSLRRFHPITKTWKSHPAIDYAAPTGTPIKAIGDGVISRIGRTKHNGNFIKLRHSNGMQSLYLHMNGFARKMRMGKRVAQGQTIGYVGMTGLATGPHLCFRMYKNGRPINPARLKSTPTAPVSKANMAAFKTAIAPLVAQLGEGIPAATQIAAAKQSEHNETASN; encoded by the coding sequence ATGAATAACGATTTCAATCCACCGCGCACCTCTATGGTGCAACGGACTCGCTCCAATAGTCGCTTTATCAATCGTCGCTTTCTGCTTCCGCTCCTGGTGTTGCTGGGACTCGGAAGCCTGTTGTTATTATCCAACCGCCAGCAGGCCGACTTAATTGCCCAAGACGGAGGCAATACAATACCGGAGATTTCAGCAGTACCAGAAGTAAAGCGGGAACTGGTTCGCGGCGCCATTCAACCCGGCGAAACCATTACCTCCCTGCTCGGCCATATTTTTACTCCGCAGCAGATTCACAACCTCAATAAGCAGTGCAAAGAAGTGTTCCCCCTGTCCAAGCTCTGCGCAGGGCAGGACTATCGTCTGGCTTTGCGGGACGGTGCTTTTGAACGCTTTGAATACGACATCGACAACGAAGAGCAACTGATTATTTTGCAAAACGAGGAGGGGTTCGACATCTCCCGAACCGCTATTCCTTATACCGTTGAACAACAACTCATCAATGGCACCATAACCAGCAGTCTGTTTAACGCAGTGCTTAAAAGCGGCGAAAGTGAAACCCTGGCCATCAACCTGGCCGACATCTTTGCCTGGGATATTGACTTTATTCGCGATATTCAAAACGGCGACAGTTTCCAGGTCCTGGTCGAAAAGCGTTTCCGCGAAGGTAAGCAGGCAGGCTACGGTCGCATTCTGGCAGCGACCTTTGCGAACCGGGGAGAAACCTTTCAGGCCTACCTGTTTAAGGACGGCAATCAGCGCGCAGCTTATTACGACGAGCAGGGCAAGAGCCTGCGCAAAGCCTTCCTGAAAGCCCCGCTGTCCTTCAGCCGTATTTCTTCCGGCTTTTCCTTGCGCCGTTTCCATCCCATCACCAAAACCTGGAAGTCCCATCCAGCTATCGATTACGCGGCTCCAACCGGTACTCCCATCAAGGCTATCGGCGATGGTGTCATCAGTAGAATCGGCCGTACCAAACACAACGGCAACTTTATCAAATTGCGCCACAGCAACGGCATGCAAAGCCTTTATCTACACATGAACGGCTTTGCCAGAAAAATGCGCATGGGGAAACGAGTTGCCCAAGGTCAAACCATCGGTTATGTCGGCATGACCGGCCTGGCAACAGGCCCTCACCTCTGCTTCCGTATGTACAAAAACGGTCGCCCGATTAATCCGGCCCGGCTTAAATCCACCCCCACCGCGCCGGTTTCCAAAGCCAACATGGCCGCATTCAAGACCGCTATCGCCCCTCTTGTGGCTCAACTTGGCGAGGGGATTCCCGCGGCAACCCAAATTGCTGCCGCCAAGCAATCGGAACATAACGAAACCGCCAGCAACTGA
- a CDS encoding LysR family transcriptional regulator, producing the protein MEHYQLKSFLTVACEQNLTRAAAVLHISQSALSTQIKLLEEELGLRLFKRTSRGMLLTEQGRQLLARAQDVLEAADKLQQQANVLARGNTVSVTIGLNTDPNFLRVSAINQRYSQLHGNTNVIFHLCQSIDTTQRLRHGQIDLGFFYGDNREPDIEQTVISQVRTCVVIPTQLLSDDPIMSWSEVSALPWIWVENLPFFAVLQQSLGDYRTLPNKAVTAIDEQIVRELVLAGQGVAIMREDEARPLVESGQVKIWNKGWGEIPLCLGWLANNREAPRVKAALEVIRYIWRKPPSMGDGELADKCWI; encoded by the coding sequence ATGGAGCACTATCAACTAAAATCCTTTCTGACCGTGGCCTGTGAACAGAACCTGACCCGTGCTGCCGCAGTCTTGCATATCAGTCAATCGGCCCTCTCCACCCAGATCAAACTACTCGAAGAGGAGCTGGGGCTTCGTCTGTTCAAGCGAACTTCCCGGGGAATGCTCTTGACCGAGCAGGGACGGCAACTGCTTGCCCGGGCCCAAGATGTGTTAGAAGCTGCCGATAAACTGCAGCAACAAGCCAACGTCCTGGCCCGAGGCAATACGGTTTCGGTCACCATAGGCCTCAACACAGACCCGAACTTCCTGCGGGTCAGCGCCATCAACCAACGCTACAGCCAGCTCCATGGCAACACCAACGTCATCTTTCATCTCTGTCAATCCATAGATACGACCCAGCGTCTTCGTCACGGCCAGATCGACCTTGGCTTCTTCTACGGCGACAATCGTGAACCGGATATTGAACAGACGGTGATCAGCCAAGTACGAACCTGCGTCGTCATCCCGACCCAACTGTTATCCGACGACCCAATCATGAGCTGGTCAGAAGTTTCTGCCCTGCCCTGGATATGGGTCGAAAACCTACCCTTCTTTGCTGTCCTGCAACAAAGCCTCGGGGATTATCGCACCCTGCCGAACAAGGCGGTGACCGCGATTGATGAACAGATCGTGCGGGAACTGGTGTTGGCGGGACAAGGGGTGGCGATCATGCGTGAGGATGAGGCTCGACCGCTGGTAGAGAGTGGCCAGGTAAAGATCTGGAATAAAGGCTGGGGAGAGATTCCGCTGTGCCTGGGATGGCTGGCAAACAATCGTGAGGCTCCCCGGGTGAAAGCCGCCCTGGAAGTGATTCGCTATATCTGGCGCAAGCCGCCGTCAATGGGGGATGGGGAGCTAGCAGACAAATGCTGGATCTAG
- a CDS encoding symporter small accessory protein: MFGLEGFGVIMGFVLTLLSTLICIIYGAKNWNHGHLDENEVDRKQAWLEEEQELEEQL, encoded by the coding sequence ATGTTCGGATTGGAAGGTTTCGGAGTCATCATGGGGTTTGTTCTGACCCTGCTCAGTACTCTGATTTGCATAATCTATGGCGCCAAAAACTGGAACCATGGCCATCTTGATGAAAATGAGGTGGACAGGAAGCAGGCCTGGCTCGAAGAAGAACAAGAACTTGAGGAGCAGTTGTAG
- a CDS encoding ACP phosphodiesterase, translating to MNHLVHLYLSDPTDGCLLGALMGDYVKGRLDDHYPTEIRWGLQLHRKVDRFAETNPHFQRSKRRLDPTLRHCRGILVDVAYDHFLAVHWSDFSDSPLERFAANIYHLLTENHALLPPDLQQAAPRMVAADWLVAARQLKTVDKVLQRLAGRLSRSNNLNSGLIEIKRHYPQLETDFRYFLHDACGYVETLAP from the coding sequence TTGAACCATCTGGTCCACCTGTATCTGTCCGATCCCACTGACGGTTGCCTCCTCGGTGCCTTGATGGGTGACTACGTCAAGGGCCGTCTTGACGACCATTACCCAACGGAGATTCGCTGGGGCCTGCAACTACACCGCAAGGTTGACCGCTTTGCGGAGACCAACCCCCATTTCCAACGCAGCAAGCGGCGCCTGGACCCAACCCTGCGCCATTGCCGGGGCATCTTGGTCGATGTGGCCTACGATCATTTTCTGGCTGTGCACTGGTCAGACTTCTCAGACTCCCCCCTGGAACGATTCGCCGCTAACATCTACCATTTGCTTACGGAAAATCACGCCCTGCTGCCGCCCGACCTGCAACAGGCTGCGCCGCGCATGGTGGCTGCTGACTGGCTGGTAGCCGCTCGCCAGCTGAAGACCGTAGACAAGGTCTTGCAACGTCTGGCGGGACGTCTGAGCCGCAGCAACAACCTCAACAGTGGCCTGATCGAGATAAAGCGTCACTACCCACAACTCGAGACCGACTTCAGATATTTTCTGCACGACGCCTGCGGTTATGTCGAGACGCTGGCGCCCTAA
- a CDS encoding GreA/GreB family elongation factor, with protein MNKQALLSQIIVRLESDYALLLQAAKTSHAAATHEENIPDNKYATLGLEASYLAQGQANRAQDILGALKAFRQMVLQEFSLDSKIRLTALVELEDDEGRNRLVFLGPAAGGLRLDFEQEEIMVITPESPLGRGLLGKQAGDQIIVKTGALREYEIVSVC; from the coding sequence ATGAATAAACAAGCCTTGCTTTCCCAGATCATTGTTCGCCTGGAGTCCGACTACGCCTTGCTGCTGCAGGCCGCAAAAACATCTCATGCGGCTGCGACCCATGAAGAGAATATTCCCGATAATAAATACGCCACTCTTGGCCTTGAAGCATCCTACCTGGCACAAGGCCAAGCCAATCGTGCCCAGGACATCCTTGGTGCCCTGAAGGCCTTCCGGCAAATGGTTTTGCAGGAGTTTTCACTGGATTCCAAAATTCGTCTGACAGCGCTGGTGGAATTAGAGGACGATGAGGGGCGCAACCGGTTGGTTTTTCTCGGCCCTGCTGCGGGAGGCTTGCGTTTAGATTTCGAACAGGAAGAGATCATGGTGATCACCCCGGAGTCCCCCTTGGGACGGGGGCTGCTTGGAAAACAGGCTGGTGATCAGATCATCGTTAAAACCGGTGCCTTGCGAGAATACGAGATTGTTTCGGTCTGTTGA
- a CDS encoding IS3 family transposase (programmed frameshift) has translation MYSKAFRALMIQKMTDPEGPSPVSLADEIGVSRSSLYRWVSEADTLDIAVNTEPPSFTESMQRLSNMKRPQDWSAEEKLAAVLEAASLSEEELGAFLRSRGLHDAQLQQWRDQMLIGLEPKPAKRAETKRIRDLEKELRRKDKALAETAALLVLKKKGPRDLGGRGRRHRPLERQKALELVDEAMCRGARLKPAAQMLGLTARTIQRWARQENDEDRRHGPVTAPANKLTPVERQEVLSVANSPTYRELSPKQIVPRLADEGRYVASESTFYRILRQENQLAHRERCRPATHRRPREKVATGPCQVWSWDITYLRSTITGQFFYLYMILDVWSRKIMAATVFSKECSQNSALLCVEAFHRHKVDPKGLVLHSDNGSPMKGSTMLATLQRLGVVPSFNRPGVSNDNPFSESLFRTLKYRPEYPSRPFASEFEAQRWVDAFVHWYNTAHQHSEIRFISPDDRHYGREVAKLKKRKEVYEQARQKNPNRWTRKTRNWEPVGIVRLNPERKRSPEEDLSSEAA, from the exons ATGTATTCCAAAGCATTCAGAGCCCTGATGATTCAGAAGATGACCGACCCTGAGGGGCCGAGTCCGGTATCCTTGGCTGATGAAATTGGCGTATCACGTAGCTCCCTCTACCGATGGGTGAGTGAAGCTGATACGCTTGATATTGCTGTCAATACAGAGCCGCCATCCTTTACTGAATCCATGCAGAGGCTGTCCAATATGAAACGACCACAAGACTGGAGTGCCGAAGAGAAGCTGGCGGCCGTTCTGGAAGCGGCATCGCTTTCCGAAGAAGAGTTGGGCGCTTTTTTACGCAGCCGGGGATTACATGACGCCCAACTGCAGCAGTGGCGTGACCAGATGCTTATTGGTCTTGAGCCAAAGCCAGCAAAGCGCGCCGAGACCAAGCGCATCCGCGATTTGGAGAAGGAACTCAGGCGCAAGGACAAGGCGCTGGCTGAAACCGCGGCTTTGCTGGTTCTCAAAAAAAAAG GCCCAAGAGATTTGGGGGGACGAGGACGACGACACCGACCGTTAGAGCGCCAGAAGGCCTTGGAGCTGGTCGATGAGGCCATGTGCCGGGGCGCCAGATTGAAACCGGCCGCCCAGATGCTGGGACTGACTGCCCGCACCATTCAGCGCTGGGCCCGCCAGGAGAATGACGAGGATCGGCGTCATGGCCCAGTAACCGCACCGGCCAACAAGCTGACGCCCGTTGAGCGGCAGGAGGTCCTGTCGGTTGCCAATTCACCAACATATCGGGAACTATCACCCAAGCAGATCGTCCCCCGCCTGGCCGATGAAGGTCGATATGTGGCGTCGGAATCGACCTTTTACCGGATTCTGCGGCAGGAGAATCAACTGGCCCACCGGGAACGCTGTCGGCCGGCCACGCATCGCCGTCCACGGGAGAAAGTGGCCACAGGGCCATGCCAGGTGTGGTCTTGGGATATTACCTATTTGAGGTCCACGATCACCGGCCAGTTCTTTTATCTCTACATGATCCTGGATGTCTGGAGTCGTAAAATCATGGCTGCTACTGTCTTCTCCAAAGAATGCAGCCAGAACAGTGCGTTGCTGTGCGTGGAAGCCTTTCACCGCCACAAGGTTGATCCCAAGGGCTTGGTGCTGCATTCCGACAACGGTAGCCCGATGAAAGGCTCGACTATGCTGGCCACGTTACAGCGCCTGGGCGTCGTTCCCTCCTTCAATCGACCAGGCGTGAGCAATGACAACCCGTTCTCGGAGTCACTGTTTCGTACTTTGAAGTATCGGCCGGAGTATCCGTCTCGCCCTTTTGCTTCTGAGTTTGAGGCTCAACGGTGGGTCGATGCATTCGTCCACTGGTACAACACAGCGCATCAGCATAGTGAGATCCGCTTTATATCGCCGGATGATCGGCATTATGGGCGTGAAGTCGCGAAGCTAAAAAAACGGAAAGAGGTTTACGAGCAGGCACGACAGAAGAATCCCAACCGTTGGACCAGGAAAACACGGAACTGGGAACCCGTCGGCATAGTTCGACTGAACCCAGAACGAAAAAGGTCCCCCGAAGAGGACCTAAGTAGCGAAGCAGCATAA
- a CDS encoding elongation factor P: protein MPTTADLKRGLVIQIDQAPCLVLDVTSQSPSARGGSTLFKTKYRNLLTGQVLEKAFKGGERIDEADFERRKGQFLYPDAEGGVFMDLENYEQYELAGELFDGAKDYLLEGMEVQLGVFEAQVVSIDLPLTVELVVTETAPAIKKATATAQTKEALLETGLRLQVPGYLEAGEKIKVDTREGRFISRA from the coding sequence ATGCCCACTACCGCCGATCTGAAACGCGGTCTGGTGATCCAGATCGACCAGGCGCCCTGCCTGGTGCTCGACGTTACCTCTCAGTCTCCTTCCGCCCGGGGCGGCAGCACCCTTTTTAAGACCAAGTATCGTAATTTGCTTACAGGCCAGGTACTGGAAAAGGCTTTTAAGGGCGGAGAACGCATCGATGAAGCGGACTTCGAGCGGCGCAAGGGGCAATTCCTCTATCCCGATGCCGAGGGCGGGGTTTTCATGGACCTGGAAAACTACGAGCAGTACGAGTTGGCTGGCGAGCTCTTTGATGGTGCAAAGGATTACCTTCTCGAAGGAATGGAGGTACAACTCGGTGTTTTTGAGGCTCAGGTCGTGAGTATCGATCTGCCGCTGACAGTGGAATTGGTTGTCACCGAAACCGCACCGGCCATTAAAAAAGCTACGGCTACCGCACAAACCAAGGAAGCACTTTTGGAGACGGGGCTGCGACTGCAGGTTCCCGGTTACCTCGAAGCCGGTGAGAAAATCAAGGTCGATACCCGTGAAGGGCGTTTTATTTCCCGGGCTTGA